A window of Marmota flaviventris isolate mMarFla1 chromosome 11, mMarFla1.hap1, whole genome shotgun sequence genomic DNA:
TGTATCCACAGCCCTTTCCATTGTGGCTGGATCCTGAGGTATTCCTATGTTCACTTCCATCCATCAAGCTAGGCGTCTGCTAAATGCAGAAAGGGTTGGGAAGAAAGGAGAACTAACTAACAGAAAATCCAAGTCCAAGGGTTCAAGAGTGAGTCCTCATGGCAAATGACCCAGACAAGAGCAAGTACAGGTGACTCCAGGCACCACATGGAAGCCTTAAAGTTAAGGGTGCATTGCAACATCCAAATGCCCTTAGGAGCTTATCAGAGAGAGGGGAAAGCAAAAAGGCCCAATTGGCTTCATCTCCAAATCTCCTACTGTCCTCTGGGGCTGTAGACTGAGCAGGAGAGTACCCGGGATCAGTAGGAGTAGGAGCCAAAAGAAAAGCCTCagcccccagcacctcccccGCACGCAAGCCAGGCCTCGGTCCAAAAGGGCAGGCCTGGCTCGTCAGCCCGCCACACTAGCGGCTAATAGAGCGCCAGCGCCTGCTCACGCAGCACCACGCGCTTCTTCTTCATACGCCGGTTCTGGAACCAAATTTTGACCTGCTGGTCGCTGAGGTTCAGCCTGTTGGACAATTCCTTGCGCTTCTGTCGGTTGATGAATTCGTTGACAAGGAATTCGTTCTCCAGCTCCGCAATCTGCTGCTTTGTGTAGGGTTTCCGCTTCTTGCGGGCCCTCCCAGGGGCCGACCCCCACGGCAGGCCTGCAACACAGCCCCAACCTAAGTCAGCTCTGCCGGCTCCCAGTCGATCGCCCGCCCTCGGCGGTTCCCCTCCCCCTACAACCCCTCCCCGCATCCCACCTCCCATCCGGCCCAAACCGGCTCGGGGAGTGTGGGCACCGTTTACCGTCGGGCAGCGAAGGTCGCAGGCAAGAGGCGACGCCCGCCGCCTGCATTGTCATGTTCAAGTTGAGCGGGCCCTTGGTGTCCTCCTTGAAGCTGGCGGCGCAGGGGGCACCCTGGAGCAGGGTCGCCGAGCCTGGAGCCACACGGCTCATACCCGCGTAGTCGTACTTGGCTGCTTTGAGAGCAGCTGCTGTAGGGGCCAGGCTAGACTCAGGGACGAAGGGCTGCCGCGTTCGGCCGCGCTCCTCCAGCCCAGAGGCCGCTTCCGGCGTATAGAATTTGACCTGCTCTTCGGGTCCATCCTTGGCCCCCGGGGGCTGTAAGCCAAGAGGCCCAGAGCCAGCCAGGTAGGGCTGCGAGAAGCCGCCAAAGGCAGTAGCGCTGGCAGGCTGCGCCGGAGCGCAAGAAGCAGGCGTGGCGGCCCAGGGCAGCGCGCCGCGCGGATATGAGATGGGGG
This region includes:
- the Hoxd12 gene encoding homeobox protein Hox-D12 → MCERSLYRAGYVGSLLNLQSPDSFYFSNLRPNGGQLAALPPISYPRGALPWAATPASCAPAQPASATAFGGFSQPYLAGSGPLGLQPPGAKDGPEEQVKFYTPEAASGLEERGRTRQPFVPESSLAPTAAALKAAKYDYAGMSRVAPGSATLLQGAPCAASFKEDTKGPLNLNMTMQAAGVASCLRPSLPDGLPWGSAPGRARKKRKPYTKQQIAELENEFLVNEFINRQKRKELSNRLNLSDQQVKIWFQNRRMKKKRVVLREQALALY